Proteins encoded in a region of the Cytobacillus pseudoceanisediminis genome:
- the deoD gene encoding purine-nucleoside phosphorylase, whose amino-acid sequence MSIHIGAKENEIAETVLLPGDPLRAKYIAETFLENAECYNEVRNMFGYTGTYKGKRISVQGTGMGVPSISIYINELMQSYNVQNLIRVGTCGAIQKDVKVRDVILAMSSSTDSQMNRLTFGGVDFAPTANFDLLKKAYDAGVEKGLNLKVGNVFTADMFYNDNAEHEKWAQYQILAIEMETAALYTLAAKFGRKALSVLTVSDHILTGEETTSEERQTTFNEMIEVALEAAVKE is encoded by the coding sequence ATGAGCATACATATCGGTGCTAAAGAAAACGAAATTGCGGAAACGGTCCTGCTCCCTGGAGACCCTCTGCGTGCAAAATATATTGCAGAAACATTTTTGGAAAATGCAGAATGCTACAATGAAGTCCGCAACATGTTTGGCTATACAGGAACGTATAAAGGGAAACGCATATCAGTTCAGGGCACAGGCATGGGAGTGCCATCCATTTCCATTTATATTAATGAACTTATGCAGAGCTACAATGTTCAAAACTTAATTAGAGTAGGCACATGCGGTGCAATTCAAAAAGATGTGAAAGTTAGGGATGTAATCCTGGCAATGAGCTCTTCTACAGATTCCCAAATGAACAGGCTTACATTTGGAGGGGTAGACTTTGCGCCGACAGCTAACTTCGACCTTCTGAAAAAAGCCTATGATGCAGGTGTTGAAAAAGGATTAAACCTCAAAGTCGGAAATGTATTCACAGCAGATATGTTCTATAATGATAATGCTGAACACGAAAAATGGGCACAATATCAGATTTTGGCGATTGAGATGGAAACGGCTGCGCTTTATACACTTGCAGCGAAGTTTGGCCGTAAGGCGCTTTCTGTCTTAACAGTCAGCGATCATATCCTTACAGGTGAGGAAACAACTTCTGAAGAAAGACAAACCACCTTCAATGAAATGATTGAAGTTGCACTTGAGGCGGCTGTTAAAGAATAA
- the ablB gene encoding putative beta-lysine N-acetyltransferase, which translates to MEDAVHEAEKTAKEHQCEKLIFRGRVENYTELLAMGFQCEAVIDGYFRGSDQYFFCKYFSDERRINPHWISEDSIITNVAALSRNPDVIMPPSEYQLMKISEQNAEKLAALYREVFQIYPTPLHDPSYIKKTIQEGTIYYAFQYNDDLVSAASAEVNLFYKNAELTDCATLPSHRKHGLMKILLEKLEKDLKSQGVFCAYSIARALSFGMNAVLHQLGYSYRGRLLNNCYIFDKLENMNVWVKNLAAEDSWSHKK; encoded by the coding sequence TTGGAAGATGCTGTCCATGAAGCAGAGAAAACGGCAAAAGAACACCAGTGTGAGAAATTAATTTTTAGAGGAAGAGTGGAAAATTATACGGAACTGCTTGCTATGGGTTTTCAGTGCGAAGCTGTTATTGACGGATATTTCCGGGGATCTGATCAATACTTTTTCTGCAAATATTTCTCGGACGAAAGAAGAATCAATCCACATTGGATTTCAGAAGACAGCATTATTACAAATGTAGCTGCCCTTTCAAGAAACCCGGATGTCATCATGCCTCCATCCGAATATCAGCTTATGAAAATATCAGAGCAAAATGCTGAAAAACTTGCTGCACTTTATCGGGAAGTATTTCAAATTTATCCAACACCTCTCCATGATCCCTCATATATTAAAAAGACAATCCAGGAAGGTACCATCTATTACGCATTTCAGTATAATGATGACCTTGTCAGTGCAGCTTCAGCGGAGGTCAATCTTTTTTATAAAAACGCAGAACTGACAGATTGTGCAACACTTCCGTCCCACCGTAAACATGGTTTAATGAAAATACTCCTTGAAAAATTGGAAAAAGATTTAAAATCGCAGGGTGTATTCTGTGCCTACTCCATTGCCAGAGCGCTGTCGTTCGGAATGAATGCCGTTCTGCATCAGCTGGGGTATTCCTATCGGGGCCGGCTTCTTAACAACTGTTATATTTTCGATAAACTTGAAAATATGAATGTCTGGGTAAAGAATTTGGCTGCTGAAGATTCCTGGAGCCATAAAAAATAG
- a CDS encoding response regulator transcription factor: protein MLNILIIDDEADMRHLIEMYLGNSGFTCFSAESGFEAYGILENNVMDLVILDIMMPGEDGFEVCSRIRGKSNVPIIFLSAKGEEWDKVKALQLGGDDYIVKPFSPGELIARMNAVLRRTGGLKSDMDSIQIGKITIDKKARKVTVAGIQVTLTLKEYELLLFFIEHKNQALSREQLLEYIWGIDYTGSLRTVDTHIKTLRMKLGVGDYIQTVWGVGYKFEVPSE, encoded by the coding sequence ATGCTGAATATCCTGATTATAGATGATGAAGCAGATATGAGGCATTTGATTGAAATGTACCTGGGGAATTCAGGATTTACATGCTTTTCAGCAGAAAGCGGCTTTGAAGCATATGGCATACTTGAAAATAATGTGATGGACTTAGTTATTCTAGATATTATGATGCCGGGTGAAGATGGATTTGAAGTATGTTCTCGAATCAGGGGAAAATCAAATGTACCAATTATATTTCTCTCTGCCAAGGGAGAGGAATGGGATAAAGTGAAAGCCCTGCAGTTAGGAGGGGATGACTATATTGTCAAACCCTTCAGTCCTGGAGAACTTATTGCCAGAATGAATGCAGTTCTCCGAAGAACGGGCGGATTAAAAAGTGACATGGATTCTATTCAAATTGGAAAAATCACAATTGACAAAAAAGCAAGGAAGGTCACGGTTGCGGGGATACAGGTCACGCTTACTCTTAAAGAATATGAATTGCTTCTATTTTTTATCGAACATAAAAACCAGGCATTAAGCAGGGAACAGCTGCTTGAATATATATGGGGCATTGATTATACAGGAAGTTTAAGAACCGTGGATACTCATATAAAAACGCTGAGAATGAAGCTGGGGGTTGGTGACTATATCCAAACAGTCTGGGGAGTAGGCTATAAATTCGAGGTGCCAAGTGAATGA
- a CDS encoding YokU family protein, with protein sequence MQSKCAWCESQNINESRETVYWELPDGTRAIQINETPSISCRDCEMVYQSEDLVKEIEDQLFLIDVKKIGKEISFEKLMEQPRLLKRNYFDFSSYDK encoded by the coding sequence ATGCAAAGTAAATGTGCATGGTGTGAAAGCCAGAATATAAATGAAAGCAGGGAAACCGTTTATTGGGAGCTGCCTGATGGAACAAGGGCCATCCAAATTAATGAGACACCTTCCATTTCCTGCAGGGATTGTGAAATGGTTTACCAGTCAGAAGATCTCGTTAAGGAGATTGAGGACCAACTATTTTTGATTGATGTGAAAAAGATTGGAAAAGAGATTAGTTTCGAAAAGCTGATGGAGCAGCCAAGGCTGCTGAAGCGAAATTATTTCGATTTCTCTTCCTATGATAAGTAA
- a CDS encoding YncE family protein: MSKNKYWFFLLLIIAAFLTSCSEKRQPAIPEDITFAATVNIKDMTISYVDLAKKEMAAEWIMEKPYTGALILPDNDSILLYGKQLETADQYSLKEGKLIDSWETGEGIVNGILLDTNEIAFADQNLNKIRFFNLNGEEEKQVETERDPLTLLESSAEKKLFVLSFNHEKLGIIDLESKAKSGEFTIHPSAAGAWLNEKSGEIWIGGHGEGVEIEQNIHVYNTETGELKKRIKAASMPINFLGQENHVYVLSHGSNMLYKINESGKKLPLYRLQQIPLKWLLQKIYFWSPVMTAMIYIY, translated from the coding sequence ATGTCAAAAAATAAATATTGGTTTTTCTTATTATTGATAATAGCAGCCTTTCTTACTTCCTGCTCAGAAAAGAGACAGCCTGCAATTCCAGAAGATATAACTTTTGCTGCTACAGTCAATATCAAGGATATGACCATATCTTATGTAGACTTGGCTAAGAAGGAGATGGCGGCAGAGTGGATTATGGAGAAACCTTATACAGGGGCTTTGATTCTCCCGGACAATGACTCCATACTTCTTTATGGAAAACAGCTGGAGACGGCTGATCAATATTCCTTAAAGGAAGGAAAACTGATTGATAGCTGGGAGACAGGAGAAGGAATTGTCAACGGCATCCTGCTTGATACTAATGAAATAGCTTTTGCAGATCAAAACTTGAACAAAATAAGGTTCTTTAATTTAAATGGAGAGGAGGAAAAACAGGTCGAGACAGAAAGAGATCCGCTTACCCTCCTTGAATCCTCTGCAGAGAAAAAGCTATTTGTCCTAAGCTTCAACCATGAGAAATTGGGAATTATCGATCTTGAGTCAAAAGCAAAAAGCGGGGAATTTACAATTCATCCTTCAGCAGCCGGTGCCTGGCTTAATGAGAAAAGCGGTGAAATCTGGATTGGCGGACATGGAGAAGGTGTTGAGATTGAACAGAATATCCATGTGTATAATACCGAAACAGGGGAGTTAAAAAAGAGGATTAAGGCTGCTTCGATGCCGATTAATTTTCTTGGACAAGAAAATCATGTATATGTCTTAAGCCATGGATCAAATATGTTATATAAAATTAATGAATCAGGGAAGAAACTGCCTCTGTATCGGTTGCAGCAAATCCCTTTGAAATGGCTTTTGCAAAAGATATACTTTTGGTCGCCGGTTATGACAGCAATGATTTACATATACTAG
- a CDS encoding YozE family protein → MSKTFYHFLMKYRHPVPKDDISRFANEAYEDHSFPKTAYEYDEVSSYLELNGSYPESMSVFDEVWQLYILSES, encoded by the coding sequence ATGTCCAAAACTTTCTATCACTTTTTAATGAAATACAGACACCCTGTACCAAAGGACGACATCAGCCGTTTTGCAAATGAGGCATATGAGGATCACAGCTTTCCGAAAACAGCCTATGAGTATGATGAGGTCAGCTCTTACCTCGAATTGAATGGAAGTTATCCTGAGAGCATGTCTGTATTTGATGAAGTCTGGCAATTGTATATACTTTCTGAAAGCTAA
- a CDS encoding heavy-metal-associated domain-containing protein, with amino-acid sequence MEKVSLKVAGMTCSHCEEAVKNALLSIDGVASVAIAFHDEHAEIEYDPKKADKENLIKAIEDQGYGVA; translated from the coding sequence TTGGAAAAAGTTTCACTTAAAGTTGCGGGCATGACCTGCAGCCACTGTGAAGAGGCGGTCAAAAATGCCCTTCTCTCCATTGATGGTGTGGCAAGCGTCGCCATTGCCTTTCACGACGAACATGCAGAAATCGAGTATGACCCGAAAAAAGCTGATAAGGAAAACTTAATAAAAGCGATAGAAGATCAAGGCTATGGGGTAGCCTAA
- a CDS encoding YodL domain-containing protein, with translation MLKELTRIKRKEYDVTIFQTPKFRDKKGFQQVYRLNVEALTHVECLDSVFRKFNVLDRIPGDFDGRFISTGDILYIDEGRRGQFYYQLKPGGWEEVNRIHIR, from the coding sequence ATGCTGAAGGAACTAACAAGAATCAAAAGAAAAGAATATGATGTGACAATCTTTCAAACACCGAAATTTAGGGACAAAAAAGGCTTTCAGCAAGTATATCGCCTAAATGTCGAAGCTTTAACCCATGTGGAATGTCTTGATTCAGTTTTTAGGAAGTTTAATGTGCTTGACAGGATTCCCGGGGATTTTGATGGCCGATTTATTTCCACAGGGGATATACTCTATATTGATGAAGGCAGAAGAGGGCAATTTTATTATCAGCTAAAGCCGGGCGGCTGGGAAGAAGTTAATCGAATACATATACGCTAA
- a CDS encoding aldehyde dehydrogenase family protein — protein MKQHLWIGGKFKETENYKALKSPYSGEGIAEVAMASPTDVKSAIDAADHARKIMAEMPAHKRAEILENAVAIMKEEKEECSMIIAREASKPLKAARGEVDRTIMTYTFAAQEARKLYGETIPMDAAPGGEGRVAYTVKEPLGIIGAITPFNFPMNLVAHKVGPAIAAGNTVVLKPASQTPMSAYKIADIFHRAGLPDGALNVITGSGGTVGDVLVADDRISMITFTGSPAVGKQIRENAGLKRVTLELGSNSAVVVDENADVEKIVPRIAAGAFAFQGQVCISVQRIYVHESLYQTFAERFVEEAKKLKIGDPLNEETDISAMISKSDTDRAQSWIESAVKSGAELALGGKAADNTLYPTVLLNVDKSEKISCEEAFAPVVHINSFSSFEEALALVNDSDYGLQAGVFTNDVNKAFKAARELHVGGVMVNDFPTFRVDHMPYGGVKMSGMGREGIKYAVEEMTEMKLISFKID, from the coding sequence ATGAAACAACATTTATGGATCGGCGGAAAGTTCAAGGAAACAGAGAACTACAAAGCATTGAAAAGCCCCTATAGCGGGGAAGGTATTGCAGAAGTTGCCATGGCTTCTCCTACCGATGTGAAGTCAGCGATTGATGCGGCAGATCATGCCAGAAAAATAATGGCTGAAATGCCTGCTCATAAAAGGGCAGAAATACTGGAAAATGCAGTTGCCATTATGAAGGAAGAAAAAGAAGAGTGCTCAATGATCATTGCGCGTGAAGCATCTAAACCTCTAAAGGCTGCAAGAGGAGAAGTGGACCGCACCATCATGACATATACCTTCGCTGCCCAGGAAGCGCGCAAGCTTTATGGAGAGACAATCCCAATGGATGCTGCTCCTGGAGGCGAAGGCAGGGTTGCCTATACAGTAAAGGAGCCGCTTGGAATTATCGGCGCCATCACTCCATTCAATTTTCCTATGAACCTTGTTGCCCATAAAGTGGGTCCTGCAATTGCTGCCGGAAACACGGTTGTATTAAAGCCTGCATCCCAAACGCCAATGTCGGCATATAAAATAGCTGATATTTTTCACAGAGCCGGACTTCCTGATGGAGCTCTGAATGTAATTACAGGGAGCGGCGGAACGGTAGGGGATGTGCTTGTTGCAGACGACCGCATATCGATGATTACTTTTACAGGGAGCCCTGCAGTAGGAAAGCAGATTCGGGAAAATGCAGGCTTAAAGAGAGTAACACTTGAATTGGGTTCCAATTCGGCAGTTGTAGTGGATGAGAATGCAGACGTGGAGAAAATTGTTCCGCGAATTGCAGCTGGGGCATTTGCCTTCCAGGGGCAGGTATGTATTTCCGTTCAGCGCATTTATGTCCATGAATCCCTGTACCAGACATTTGCCGAACGCTTTGTTGAGGAAGCCAAAAAGCTAAAAATCGGCGATCCGCTTAATGAAGAAACAGATATTTCTGCAATGATCTCCAAAAGCGACACCGACCGCGCGCAAAGCTGGATCGAGAGTGCCGTTAAGAGCGGAGCAGAACTTGCTCTTGGCGGAAAGGCAGCAGATAATACCCTGTATCCAACCGTCCTGCTGAACGTTGATAAATCAGAAAAAATTTCTTGTGAGGAAGCATTTGCACCTGTTGTCCATATTAATTCATTCAGCAGCTTTGAAGAGGCGCTTGCGCTTGTGAATGATTCAGATTATGGCCTGCAGGCTGGTGTTTTCACCAATGATGTGAATAAAGCCTTCAAAGCAGCAAGGGAGCTTCATGTCGGCGGTGTGATGGTTAACGATTTCCCAACCTTCCGCGTAGACCATATGCCATATGGTGGTGTAAAAATGAGCGGAATGGGACGTGAAGGCATAAAATATGCTGTTGAAGAAATGACAGAGATGAAGCTGATCAGCTTTAAAATTGACTAA
- a CDS encoding YozD family protein — protein MKEIEVVIDTEEIAEFFFHELAKRGYVPTEGELDELADITFEYLLQKCIIDEEIEDD, from the coding sequence GTGAAGGAAATAGAGGTCGTAATAGATACGGAAGAAATTGCTGAGTTTTTCTTTCATGAGCTGGCAAAAAGAGGTTATGTGCCTACTGAAGGAGAATTGGATGAGCTTGCAGATATCACATTTGAATACCTGCTGCAAAAGTGCATCATTGATGAAGAAATTGAAGATGATTAA
- a CDS encoding LCP family protein, translating to MIRLKNIIIVFLLAAAILSGCTSYQQKEDPNEVRQDSGADGVEKEGKKPSAIGNETKNFLLIGVDSRGEEDSRSDAILLASYIPSGESIKLVSLMRDSYVKIPDYEYMYSKLNHAYYIGGKDLLKDTIEQNFGVQIDHTAIIDFKGFTKMLDAIAPDGIEVEVSSAMIDDMGLELDPGKQKLKGSDLLSYVRFRHDGQSDFGRVDRQQEILIELKDEVMNQFSSPAGLARFPEVISQALKYVETDLKIEEAIALGVSFLMDPVTDIETLRVPITDSFENKTYEHAGSVLQLDFEENSEALKQFLKAEKE from the coding sequence GTGATTCGCTTGAAGAATATAATAATTGTCTTTTTATTGGCTGCAGCCATCCTGTCCGGCTGTACTTCCTATCAGCAAAAAGAAGATCCAAATGAGGTAAGGCAGGATTCTGGAGCTGATGGGGTTGAAAAGGAAGGTAAAAAGCCATCCGCTATTGGAAATGAAACGAAAAACTTTTTGCTCATTGGTGTTGACAGCAGGGGAGAAGAGGATTCACGTTCAGATGCTATTCTTCTGGCCAGTTATATACCTTCTGGAGAATCGATTAAATTGGTCTCTTTAATGAGGGACAGCTATGTAAAAATTCCTGATTATGAATATATGTACAGCAAACTGAATCATGCTTATTATATAGGCGGCAAGGACTTATTAAAGGATACAATAGAGCAAAACTTCGGAGTCCAAATCGATCATACAGCAATTATCGATTTTAAGGGATTTACAAAAATGCTTGATGCCATTGCTCCGGATGGAATTGAAGTGGAAGTCAGTTCTGCAATGATTGACGATATGGGATTGGAATTGGATCCTGGCAAGCAAAAACTTAAGGGGAGCGACCTATTATCGTATGTCAGATTTCGCCATGATGGACAAAGTGATTTTGGGAGAGTGGACAGGCAGCAGGAGATTTTGATAGAGCTTAAAGATGAAGTGATGAATCAATTCTCTTCACCTGCCGGTTTGGCAAGATTTCCGGAAGTGATCAGCCAGGCATTGAAATACGTTGAAACTGACTTAAAGATTGAGGAAGCAATAGCCTTAGGTGTTTCATTTTTAATGGATCCTGTTACTGATATTGAAACACTGAGGGTGCCGATTACAGACAGTTTTGAAAATAAAACCTATGAGCATGCCGGATCGGTTCTCCAGCTGGATTTTGAAGAAAACTCAGAAGCACTGAAGCAGTTTCTGAAGGCTGAAAAAGAATAG
- the ablA gene encoding lysine 2,3-aminomutase, which produces MKNFLYKPDRYWKDIELWKDVTEEQWNDWLWQLTNTIRTVDDLKKVINLTPDEEEGVRISTKTIPLNITPYYASLMNPDDPRCPIRMQSVPISKEIYKTKYDLEDPLHEDEDSPVPGLTHRYPDRVLFLVTNQCSMYCRYCTRRRFSGQIGMGVPKKQLDAAISYIRSAPQVRDVLISGGDGLLINDNILEYILKNLREIDHVEIIRIGTRAPVVFPQRITENLCNILKKYHPVWLNTHFNTSIEITEDSKRACEMLANAGVPVGNQSVILAGINDSVPIMKKLMHDLVKIRVRPYYIYQCDLSEGIGHFRAPVSKGLEIIEGLRGHTSGYAVPTFVVDAPGGGGKISLQPNYLISQSADKVVLRNFEGVITTYPEPENYVPGRAEGYFKEVYPEMDEKRSNIGIAALMNDQQFNLVPEGLARLDRREKYESDPSHSSLKDKRDKRDELKEKKFNAQQTKQKPAAETNAETASAKE; this is translated from the coding sequence ATGAAGAACTTTTTATATAAACCGGATCGGTACTGGAAAGATATTGAGCTGTGGAAGGATGTCACAGAAGAACAATGGAATGATTGGCTTTGGCAGCTGACAAATACGATTCGCACTGTTGATGATCTGAAGAAAGTCATCAATCTCACTCCGGATGAGGAAGAAGGAGTAAGGATCTCGACCAAGACGATTCCGCTGAACATTACACCTTATTATGCTTCACTAATGAATCCGGATGATCCGCGATGCCCGATCAGAATGCAATCGGTACCAATTTCAAAAGAAATATATAAAACAAAATATGATCTTGAAGATCCTTTGCATGAAGATGAAGATTCACCTGTCCCTGGCCTGACGCACCGTTATCCTGATCGTGTCTTATTTCTGGTGACAAATCAATGCTCCATGTATTGCCGCTATTGTACACGCAGGAGATTTTCCGGTCAAATTGGCATGGGAGTGCCGAAAAAACAGCTTGATGCAGCGATCAGCTATATCAGGAGTGCCCCTCAGGTTAGGGATGTTCTCATATCTGGCGGGGATGGACTTTTGATCAATGATAATATCCTTGAGTACATTTTGAAGAATTTGAGGGAAATCGATCATGTTGAAATCATCAGAATCGGCACGCGGGCACCAGTTGTTTTTCCGCAGCGGATTACCGAAAATTTATGCAATATCCTGAAAAAGTATCATCCGGTATGGCTGAATACACATTTTAATACTTCCATTGAAATTACCGAAGATTCTAAGAGAGCGTGTGAGATGCTGGCAAATGCCGGTGTTCCAGTAGGCAACCAATCCGTGATTTTGGCTGGTATAAACGATAGCGTTCCAATAATGAAAAAATTAATGCATGATCTTGTTAAAATCCGGGTCCGGCCTTATTACATCTATCAATGTGACTTATCTGAAGGCATTGGCCATTTCCGTGCACCAGTTTCAAAGGGGCTTGAGATCATTGAAGGATTAAGAGGACATACTTCCGGTTATGCGGTTCCAACATTTGTTGTAGACGCCCCTGGCGGAGGCGGAAAAATCTCCTTGCAGCCAAATTACCTGATCTCACAAAGTGCCGATAAAGTGGTCCTTCGTAATTTTGAAGGAGTTATAACCACTTATCCGGAGCCGGAAAACTATGTTCCGGGCCGTGCTGAAGGGTATTTTAAAGAAGTTTACCCGGAAATGGATGAAAAACGGTCCAATATCGGAATAGCAGCGCTGATGAATGATCAGCAGTTTAATCTTGTACCTGAAGGGCTCGCAAGACTTGACCGCCGCGAAAAATATGAAAGCGATCCGTCCCACAGTTCATTGAAGGATAAGCGTGACAAACGCGATGAACTAAAGGAAAAGAAATTCAATGCCCAGCAGACGAAACAGAAACCAGCGGCTGAAACGAATGCAGAGACCGCATCGGCAAAGGAATAG
- a CDS encoding glycerophosphodiester phosphodiesterase gives MRVSKKPVLYSILIGLLLMTISYFFQPLMPFQSIAHRGASALAPENTLASFEKAIELGFDYIELDVRLSKDKQLVVIHDANVMRTTDGEGLIEDLTVKEIKKLDAGSWFSPAYAGERIPLLNEVLKEVSGKTGIIIEMKSPENQPGMTEILANMLHSFKPDNEIKVQSFHINEIKKFHQLAPEIPAGLLLSKHLDLFHLASYREFASFLSVHHLLLSKSFINQAELFGYEIYSWTISKQYQFADMQRLGVHGIISDDEKRIPDSIIYVLITPF, from the coding sequence TTGCGGGTATCTAAAAAGCCTGTTTTATATTCAATCCTCATCGGATTGTTACTAATGACTATTTCTTATTTTTTTCAGCCACTCATGCCTTTTCAGTCTATCGCACACAGAGGTGCATCCGCTCTTGCACCGGAAAATACGCTGGCATCCTTTGAAAAAGCTATTGAACTGGGCTTTGACTATATCGAATTAGATGTGAGGCTGAGCAAGGATAAACAGCTTGTCGTAATTCATGACGCTAATGTTATGCGCACTACCGACGGAGAGGGGCTGATTGAGGATTTGACGGTTAAGGAAATAAAAAAGCTGGATGCAGGATCCTGGTTTTCTCCTGCGTATGCCGGGGAAAGGATCCCTTTATTAAATGAAGTTTTAAAAGAAGTCAGCGGAAAAACAGGAATCATAATTGAAATGAAATCACCTGAAAATCAGCCTGGCATGACAGAAATTCTGGCAAATATGTTACATTCTTTTAAACCTGACAATGAGATTAAGGTCCAATCTTTCCATATTAATGAGATAAAAAAGTTTCACCAGCTTGCTCCCGAAATTCCTGCAGGCCTGCTGCTGAGCAAGCACCTGGATTTGTTTCATTTGGCATCCTACCGCGAATTTGCCTCTTTCTTATCTGTTCATCATCTCTTACTTTCCAAGTCCTTCATTAATCAAGCTGAGTTATTCGGTTATGAGATATACTCGTGGACCATTAGCAAACAATACCAGTTTGCAGACATGCAGCGGCTTGGTGTTCACGGAATTATTTCCGATGATGAGAAGAGAATTCCCGACTCAATCATTTACGTGTTAATAACCCCTTTTTAA
- a CDS encoding M15 family metallopeptidase produces MKKIIIMAGTLSLLLSGCSKLDPYMEKVQPLIEKIPFLGGEKSLEEPPLEDESSKEEENSAEEAGNEGKEEIQNDPLSLEAAYFNDVKVVDGRNIIQNPENVMALVNKQFSLPDGYEPSKLMIPDVAFSYGKLDLEKSYLRQDAAQALEKLFTGALNEGVELFAVSGYRSFTRQSQVFEAEVSKVGKEKAVQAVAIPGSSEHQTGLSMDISSRSANLELSEEFGETREGKWLAENAHRYGFILRYPKGKEGITGYKYEPWHFRYVGTEAATVIYEKKWTLEEYFDIVKKI; encoded by the coding sequence ATGAAGAAAATCATAATTATGGCAGGGACCCTTAGCCTCCTGCTCTCCGGCTGCAGCAAGCTCGATCCTTATATGGAGAAGGTTCAGCCGCTTATTGAAAAAATTCCATTTCTGGGAGGAGAAAAAAGTCTTGAGGAACCTCCTCTAGAAGATGAATCCTCAAAAGAAGAAGAAAACAGTGCTGAGGAAGCAGGCAATGAAGGCAAAGAAGAAATTCAAAATGATCCTCTTTCATTGGAAGCGGCATATTTTAATGATGTTAAAGTTGTCGATGGAAGAAATATAATTCAGAATCCTGAAAATGTGATGGCCCTCGTGAATAAACAGTTCAGTCTTCCGGATGGCTATGAACCTTCCAAGTTAATGATTCCTGATGTCGCATTTTCTTATGGGAAATTAGATTTGGAAAAAAGCTATTTGCGGCAGGACGCTGCCCAGGCTTTGGAAAAGCTATTTACCGGAGCGCTAAATGAAGGTGTTGAATTGTTTGCAGTTTCCGGATACCGTTCATTTACCAGGCAATCACAGGTTTTTGAAGCAGAGGTAAGCAAAGTAGGAAAAGAAAAAGCAGTTCAGGCAGTTGCCATTCCGGGCAGCAGTGAACATCAGACAGGCCTTTCAATGGATATCTCAAGCAGAAGTGCAAATCTTGAACTTTCAGAAGAATTCGGGGAAACCAGGGAAGGAAAGTGGCTTGCTGAAAATGCACATCGCTACGGATTTATCCTCCGCTACCCTAAAGGAAAAGAAGGCATCACAGGTTATAAATATGAGCCTTGGCATTTCCGCTATGTTGGGACTGAAGCAGCAACAGTCATTTACGAAAAGAAATGGACTTTGGAAGAATACTTCGATATTGTTAAAAAGATCTAA